A DNA window from Arachis duranensis cultivar V14167 chromosome 3, aradu.V14167.gnm2.J7QH, whole genome shotgun sequence contains the following coding sequences:
- the LOC107481044 gene encoding transcription factor MYB20 codes for MGRQPCCDKVGLKKGPWTAEEDKKLINFILTNGQCCWRAVPKLAGLLRCGKSCRLRWTNYLRPDLKRGLLSEYEEKMVIDLHAQLGNRWSKIASHLPGRTDNEIKNHWNTHIKKKLKKLGIDPVTHKPLSNNTTDQNQIKPEQPPLQEQEQDHHESSIIVEPEIKEAEKPEAEDQFMTPLFESMDAIMMNGFCTDEVPILEPDEILAPCAGDASTSSTATTTSSSSSSSSSDSYSNNPSSKFLEDLLLSDSEWSNDNNNNYYSSMALWDDDDFISSLDMLLNDDYYDSDRKQQQQPFDASLNQYPRMIMDSSESWAYGLF; via the exons ATGGGAAGGCAACCATGCTGTGATAAAGTTGGGTTGAAGAAGGGGCCATGGACTGCAGAGGAGGACAAGAAGCTGATCAACTTCATCCTCACCAATGGCCAATGTTGCTGGAGAGCTGTCCCTAAACTTGCAG GCTTGTTAAGGTGTGGTAAAAGTTGTAGGCTTCGGTGGACAAATTACCTCAGGCCAGACTTGAAAAGAGGCCTTCTATCAGAATATGAGGAGAAAATGGTCATTGACCTCCATGCTCAATTAGGCAACAG GTGGTCTAAGATTGCTTCACATCTGCCTGGAAGAACTGATAATGAGATCAAGAATCATTGGAACACCCACATCAAGAAAAAGCTCAAGAAATTGGGAATTGATCCTGTCACACACAAGCCACTCTCTAATAACACCACTGaccaaaatcaaatcaaaccaGAACAACCACCACTTCAAGAGCAAGAACAAGATCATCATGAGTCTTCCATAATTGTTGAACCTGAAATTAAGGAGGCAGAGAAGCCTGAGGCAGAGGATCAATTCATGACCCCACTGTTTGAATCAATGGACGCAATAATGATGAATGGTTTCTGTACAGATGAAGTTCCAATTTTAGAACCTGATGAGATCCTTGCTCCATGTGCTGGTGATGCTTCTACTTCATCAACAGCAACAACcacttcttcatcatcatcatcatcttcttctgaTTCTTATTCAAATAATCCATCATCCAAGTTCCTTGAAGACCTTCTTCTCTCAGATTctgagtggtccaatgacaatAACAACAACTACTATAGCAGCATGGCCTTATgggatgatgatgacttcattaGCAGTTTGGATATGCTTCTTAATGATGATTATTATGACAGTGACAGAAAACAGCAGCAGCAACCTTTTGATGCTTCACTGAATCAGTACCCAAGAATGATCATGGATTCATCAGAATCTTGGGCTTATGGCTTGTTTTGA